Within the Mugil cephalus isolate CIBA_MC_2020 chromosome 1, CIBA_Mcephalus_1.1, whole genome shotgun sequence genome, the region CGtcttccaattttttttttctttggggggggggggttattgCCTCTGTCTCTGCCAGAGGAATGTGTCCCCTCCGCGGAGACAGTGCAGCTGAATCACAAGGTCAAAGGTCGGGGACGTTCTCAGCTCGCAGTCGTCAGAATGAAGCAAACCCAcggacacacgcacacgtaGCATCGCGACGCGAGCTCTCGCGAAACTCGTCCCCTTCATCTCCGTGCCTCTTTCTCATGACCTGACAACTCCTGCGAGTGTGTGATTTTTAAGGCTTTTAAAATCCCACCAGGGAAATCGTTTGACCCCTCATGTTCCATGGTTGGATGTCACCATCCCTCTTCCTTGGGGTGAGTTTTTTAGCCGCAGATTCAGGGAAGGAAGGTTTTCTTTTCACAACTGAAGTAGTTtctgatttattaaaaacaaaagaaggagaGGACGGCAGTGAGACGTACAAAAAAAAGTCGCAGGTTAGGGACAAATGCTGTGTctgcacacatttatttcaactttacaTCATCCCAcgtacattttgtttttgcacatttttgctcTCGGCTGATAGTAATCCATAAAGAtataaagaaagaacagaggaagCAAAGTTATTCCTCTTACACCAGTCTacaagtttaaaagtaaaactgtcacATTTGTAGCAAGGGAGAGAAGACCCGAATGTAAGACACTAAGGGGAGGCAGGAGCAGGCAACAAAAAGACTTTAATaacaaaaacttgaaaaacaggATTTGAGGCACAGCAGGGtaatacaaacatacatatcTAAAAGAAACTGTTGAAGACCAAAAACCCAGAtgagaagacagaaacacagggaGGCACGGGGGATCGAACGGCGAGACAAACAGGGTAACGTCACAAATGActtgacagagaacaaaggggaaGGCAGGGCTACGTATACACCGGGGGGCAGGGGGGCTAATGAGGAGGAACAGATCCAAGAATCAAAGTGgggacaggaagtaaaacaggacaagaaacacaaaggaagaattttataaaataaaaacaggaaacacaaagaaaaattaagATACTCAAACCCAGTGCCATCGACTTCACATGGATCTAAGTGTGTCCTCCTTTAttcagctttttattattatacatataataataacaatcatTGGGTTTGGTTGAAAAGTATTTGCTCATTGCTGTTATTGTGATGCTTAATTGGAAGTTAATCTCATCTTCTCTTACAGTGAACATGGACTAAATGTAcgtgtttaaatgaaaaattgtATTACTCACGTCGGGGGCCAAATGACGGCTTCcccccaccgtccaaagacttgctcgttaggttaattggtgactgTAAGGTgcattcaatttatttattcagagtTCAGAAGTCAGtgctgggaatgacgtcacacctgagttattggtcttccagttacagaagtcagaaaactAGATGGTTACGTCCATTTAAGCTCTTGCCTTGTCCGAATATAACTTagtggaaacttggtgtgttcagtacattttttgagtgcagagtgaatttaaagttttttttgttttttataaaaaaaaaaacgcccttttagttcccatataacacaacttaaattacactgtaacagcatttcagcatatatatgtggaaaaatacagcAGAAGCTAATAAGAAGAagctaataaacggaatattacaggagcttctaattactgtttacatatggggcggccatcttggtaactcaactcaggTTGAGACGATTCTAcaactttctgagtagaaaatccaacTTCGGGGGACGTTCAGGTTCCAAATCCCAACTCGGAAATTCTGACTTCAGAGTACAAATGGATATCATATATCCATCAGCAATCCACAACCCCCCCTTCTATCCACCCTATGAAAGATTTATCTAGCTCGGACTTGGGGGAGGACATATGTCTTCCCCTACGGCCCCCAACAACCTGGGATCGCCACTGGTTGTGAGGAAATATAATTTACATAAACTGTTACAAATCCTGTTAACGTCATCATCTAACTTTGATGTGATGATTAGTTTTGGTGTTAAAATACGTCTCCAGACGGATAATGAACGAACCTGTGAGCCAATGGAAAGATGATGCAGGCGGCACACACTGTATCCTGCTGTCATACATCAACGCCGTGCAGAGGGTGACTGTTCAGCTCCCTGCCACTGCTCTCTCTGATCAAAGACACTGGgctgctgccacacacacacacacatactggtgcacaaagacaaatacacacatgcacccacacacacaccgacacacacacacacacatacatgtgatGTGGCTGTAGAGGCAGCGATCAGGTTGCAGAGTGACAGCTGCACTGCCGACAGATGGATCTGTTCCATCAGAGTTACTGATTGAGTAGGTTTATTTTAGGGTGCGGAAAAAGATCTGTATCTGACTCAGTTCCGTGCAGATGTTTGAGGAAAATTACCTGTCtcagtttatgtgtgtgtgtgtgtgtgtgtgtgtgacagagcaGAAAACTCCAAACTCCAAACAGGAATCAATTGTTTATTTACTGAAAGAATCCAACTAATTTAATGCACAACAACAGGCAAATTTTAGCGGCTGTGAAACTTAAAATCATGTGACAATTGTGAAGAAATACGCGCGGGCTGGTCACATTGATATGAACTTGAACAGTTCAGTGTCATTTTATGAAAAGCTGGTAAAGTTGAAGCTTCCTACTTGCAGAAAACAGTACAacattacagcagcagaagaccttGAGTTCTGTTTAACCTGCAGAAACTGAAAAGAAGCACGTATGAGCGTCGCACGCAGCTCTGGACATTTCTGTGCGGCATGAAAAACACATCGAGGAGACTCCTGAATTAGTGTTTGGGAGtcatacaaaagaaaaaagacaatatgATGATACCTGAATGGTAATTAAGAGATTAAATATGTGAAACCACTGGTATAAAGCATGGCGcagttgtgtgttgtgtctctcCAGCATGTAGAAATGCTACGATTTTCAGTTTGCGTACGCGTCCCCAGGATTGATTCCTGGTCAGCAGGTTGAGTGAATCTGATGCCGGGTCGGGATCTTCACTTGCTTGTCACGCATTCAGAACTCTGGTCCTTCTTTCTTCAGGTTTTTATAGTCTGTTGTGATGGCCACAAACTGGAGAGGAAGTAGAAGAAAATCCAAATCAACAGACAATTCACAATTAAGCAAATTACAGTTAGCATGTGCGTTGTGTTACCTTGTACTGGTAAGTAGGGTCAAGTTTGTTCCATGGTTCGGGGTTTTCAGTCTTGTTCCAtctaaaaacagacacacatagaaTCTGTATATATTCTTTAGGCATCTAAAGTTTTATTCCCATTCCTTCCGCAAAACAAATAATGACGTTTATAGTCAAACTGTGCATTTGAGAGTAGTGATTTCAGCCCGTTGTGCCATCACCAGGACGCGCGTCTCTAAAGAGCCACATCGAGCTCGTAAACAATCGCTGCCGCGCAGAAATGACGAAAGACCCGTATGTAAACGCTCAAGACGTTGCACCATCCTGTGAGCGCTTGTAAAAAGCACTCAGCCATTCCTGCTGTTACCCAAATTTCATCAATGAGCAGTCTGGATAGCAGCGGGAGAAGCCCAGGAAATAGGCAGTTTACAGGGGAGATAAAAGCAAGCAGGGATCCCTGTTGTCAGAAAAAAGCGCACACTTCTGTTTAGCTTAATTGACCGAGTATTAATTTCCTCTCCACAgggcctttttttaaatgtaccaaCAAGTCTACATTTACAgggatgaaataaatacaaacaggaTGGAAAGAACTAAGTTTAATTAATGTTCTAGTTTCGTCCTGTAATTCTCCTGTGGGGAGCCACTGGTCGCGCTTAGGAAGTTGCAAACCTGAAACTAAACGTGAAAGAACGCATTTTATTCATCGTGACGATAATCAGCAGTTTCTGTCTACAAGGTGGCAAATTGAGCACAGACCAGTGGTGTTAGTCACCAGcctacatttaacacatttaattaaagagcTGATCCTCTCTGAATGTTGTTTTGTCAGcaaacagcttaaaaaaaaaaaaaaaaaaaagccggtgAGTTCTGCTCTATCGCCgaaaatctttcattttcactctcAAAGGTCCCAGTGAGACGTTCAGGTCCTTACGTGACATGGGGTCCTCTGGCCAGACGCATCAGATATAAAGACGCTCCACCCATCCCCAGACAAATGAAGAAGAGCTGAGGGATGAGCTGGAGAGAGACAAAACAGATtgaactttaaatgtttaaaagtattTAACGCAGACAAAGCAGCAGGAGACTACATGCACAGTTTGTTGTTACATCTGCCCAATATTTTTgttataatgtaactaattagCAAGTATCCGATTGAGGATGTTGGGTTTTCATTAATTGCACAACAACGTTCAACCATGAAaattaacagatttattttttgttacatgttggtgactttattataatactgagtgaaatatatacatatgaggacataattgTTTCCAAAAATTACTTCCTGTTCAGacatgatgcttagtttttatagttcttaggtcctgcATTGTTGATTCCCCCATTAAATTCAATGTAACCCTGTTTTTTATTCTAACTCTTTGCATCATCTTGTCATTTCCTGATTTGTGTTCACTATCTGTTTTAACAACTGCTTCAGAAGATCTTAAAGGTCTCATCTTTACCCTGTTGTGGGAGTGTATTGAACTTATTTCAGGGGAGTGGTCATTGATTCTCTGCCCACTTGATAAACGTTGTGACTCGATGCTCAATAAAACCAAAGTCTGCTGGAGGATGCACAACTATCATCACGATGGAAAACGATCGCAGTCCTTCTCCGTGTTGCATCAGCTTCAGTCGGCTTCAGACTCATGACTCATGACTGGCTGGGTGGTTAAGCAAATGAGAAAAGACACATTCTCAAATTTAAAAGCAGATGcagcatttttccttttttcttcttctttttttcaaccgaggagaggagggaagtgaaGCAGCTGATTCAAGTGTGTCGTCAGGGGGGAAAATTTCCTGCCTTTGTTGAGGTAGCTGATGCTCACGGGCGTCTGTCAAGCCCAAGTTTATTAGAAACCGCATACCTAATGTGACATTTCTGTATGCGTGTGTAGTTTATAATGTAGCCGGTGTGACAGGGGTGATGTGAACAGCTGACAAACAATGACTGATTAACCAGTCGCCTGCGTCGCCCTCCATCACTGAAATGAGCTCagtgacacagtgtgtgtgtgcatgtcaaaAACTTGAGGTTGTAGTTTATATGAAAAGTTTTTAACAATTGATTTCAAATTTTCTCAGTagttaaattgtgttttcactttaaaaCTTCTCATTTGTTCTTATTGAAACTATTACTGGTATGAAAATGTGAATTGTTTTAATGCACTAAATTTGGTAAAACGGAGCATATTTCTAACACATCCTGTCCACTTCTCAACCAAAACCCCAAGAGGAATGAAAGATACAGTGTTTACCTaactataaaaacataattctGATAACATACTGGATCCTCCTGGTCATAACCAGCTGCTCTTTGCAGATTTATAAATATGTTCTATTAGACTCAAGTCAGGCGACAAATAATAGTTTTGACTTTCACTCTTGTCTGATTGTTGCAGTGTATTGTGGAAAACTCCTCTCTCCTTTTGAGACCAGGAATCATCATGTCATTTTCTGTTCCGGTTTATAAACTTGCATTCATAGTGACAACTGTAAATGTCATCtctctcctgcagcttcttgAGCTAATGCACTCCTGTATCAGCACAGTGTCATGTCCACCTTTCAGAGCCGACACCTTGAGCCTCATCTGAACCAACCGCATGTACATGTGCTGCCAATACTGATCAACACACCAGTTTCTTGAAATAACCCTTGTGCATAAATAGCAGATTTTGCatggcttatttatttatttttcgtcTGCTGATACTTTCTGTGCTTTCTGTGCGCTCGCATCAGTCAGTGCACGAGTTGTTGAAGTAGTGCAGGCCTTTTTCTGCTAATACTTCTCTCCCATCTTTGTGAAGCCGCAGAATAATGACCGTAATTAGCAGCCGGTTAGCGCTCATTGATTTGTATCCTACTTCTCATGCTGCGTACACATAACGTGAGTCATTTCTATTAGGAATAATGTGCCTCGGAATGAATTTCAGACAACTCCGCCACTACTTTTTGAGTAGTGAGGGGTTTTTTGGacagcctctgtctctgtgactCAGGCTGTCTCTGCGTGTCAGTGCTGCACCGTCTGTCGCTGAATATGTGGCTTTAATGACTCTTTCCATCCCcctctatctgtctgtctctgactTTCTGACTGTCGGCCTCACCAGCTCTCCAGTCATCAGGCTGGTTTTCCGTCCATCTCCGGGTCTCAAACTTTCGGACTCCCTCTAACAGCCTGTCTCtgcctccctgtctgtctggctgCTCTGAGTTGATGAAGGAGGTTCACAGAACCTCACAGGGATTTGTTCCCTGCAGCTTCTCTCTCAGTTTCttactgtctgtctctcagggtgtctgtctgtcaggatGATAGACCATATCAAGGAGCTCTGGTAGAGTCTCATTGGGATTTCCTCCCCGCaactcctctctctttctcctgggAGGCCAAATGACAAGAAGTTAAAACTCTGTCGCTCCTCTCTCTGACAGCAGAGCCCgttaaaaaatgcagaaataatCCCCTCCCCCGTGGGGACAAgtcatatttttaaaagttacTTTATTCCAACTGCTCATTTCCAAACTTCTTAGATTTTGTCGGTTTAGATTTAAAGGGTTTGATGTGACGTGTCCTCGTAGTCTTAAGCCTTTCTTAGCATTACTTGAGATCTGAACGAGCCACGTGAGGTTTGAGTTAAAATGGAATTAGACGTAAAAACAGTGGTGATGATGTAACCGTTTTACAGTAGGACAGGTATTAGGAAAAAATCTgatttctgtgatttattttaagtaaCATCATAGACACGAGAGCAGGAATAAATTAGTGTCCTGTgataataaaaatcaaaacctgaacctgattttaaaatcagATGTAGCCGGTAGCATTGGTTCCACATAGTGAagcacatttgaaatattttgataTCAAGacattaagacattttaaaataaatatattttaaatattttaaactgcaacatttttggacctttttttttacaaatgatcAAACtggcttgtaaaaaaaaataatggacccccaaaaagaaacaaacagaaacattactCACTCCAGGGTGCCTCTTGCAGTGCTCCACTGCCGTCCGAAACATCATTGTCGAAACAGAAATTTTACACACGATGCAcgaaataaaatgaatctgttAAGTCTGCGGTTCAGGCCCTTCGTGTCACAAGCTTTGCGAAGCTCCTGCACAGGATTTAGACCTGTTGCTCTCTGGAGGGAGGataggagaggagagaagaggagaggagaggagaggagggggggaggagaaagagaaagaggtcaTTTACATCTGATTACAGCAACTGCTTTTCCCTTGTGAGGTGATTACACTGTCTTTGATACTGTGCAGCAGTTTAAAATCAGATGACAACGACTCACTCTTGTAAACTTTCCAAAactttccaaaacaaaacaaaaaaaatctgatgctCACGTCTTGATGTCCCATCCAAACAAATGgtgtaggctttttttttttcttcactattTTTCCCAGTTTGAAGGACGTGTTGGTCTCCTGGGAGCGGAcaagaggaaatggaaaagcaTATAAACACTGTGGCCACTGGGGAAAACGTGTAGGGAGACGACGCACACTAGAACAACATAAACGTCATTCTTCCAAATAGCGAACTTAAACAAATGTTCAGCGACAGACATTTTGTTACCTGATGCATTCATGCTGCGTCCacttattttattcacaaagaTTCTCCAAGCTTGATTATCTTTGCAACTGAAAATCTGGGACACACACTTGTGATGCCTGTAATCTTGAAAGGCTTCTCAGAAGGCCAAGCAGAAACCCACTGAACACTGACAATGTACAAGAGAGCTTAGTAACCACTTCAGATTTGTGCAGCGCACGTTCTAAATTGGGTAAAATATTAGAAAGTGTTCCCAGAAACTGTGTCCAGTATCCAGTGCCCAAAATGCCATACGAACAAATTATCCTGCCTATCCCGTGGCCGCCCCTTACCAGCAGTTATGGTAGTAGAAGTTGTCCCCAAACCACCAAGAGGTGGAGACCATCTAAGGACCCTTCTCCAAAAAGAAACCTTCTGGATTTGGAAACTCAAGGCAACTTCTTCCCTTGGCTTTAATGAAGAACGtaatttttccccttttctgttGAGTATGGACATTAATTGTACgtcttctttttaattaacataCTTTTGCTGTCCCTCGTCTTTCCCTTTAGTGATATGACcctttgtcagtgtgtttttaaatgaattggGTTCTGGTAACCTACTAGCTGGGTAGAGTTTTGTCCTACTTCCTGTTAGCTACGCCCTCATGAAGACCAATATGGCCACAACTACCATAGTAGTGATGTTCACTACAAGCTGCAACCTCTGGGTCTGAGTAATGAAGCCAGTGCTGAAGTGCAAAAGAACGGCTCTGGATGATTATCAGTCCTTCATGTATAAGGGTCATCTgtaagctaaataaataaaatgaaaacaaaacacagtgagaTCAGCTTCACGTCTACACAACCACTGATGTACGATCTGTGAAGAGATGAAACTAGGATGAACTTTTCAACCAGCAGAGCTCAGTGCAGCCTCTCTTCCCCGCTACAAGGCTTCCTGTTGTATTTTGTAGTTCTTAAAGACAGTGATTGATAGCGACAGCAGCAGGGACAGGGACGTACGTGCAGCCGTACTTTGGCTTTTCAAAGACAGCCTCTCCGTCTGCTTAATGGACCCATTGTCTCTGATTCACTGCACGCCACTTTAATTGAGAGCGAAAACGATTACAGTCCAGTTCGGTCC harbors:
- the ndufa4l2a gene encoding NADH dehydrogenase [ubiquinone] 1 alpha subcomplex subunit 4-like 2; translated protein: MMFRTAVEHCKRHPGLIPQLFFICLGMGGASLYLMRLARGPHVTWNKTENPEPWNKLDPTYQYKFVAITTDYKNLKKEGPEF